Within Corallococcus exiguus, the genomic segment CGAAGCGCTTCTCTGAACTTGTAGGCAGGTACCAGCTATGAACAGCAACGTGACGGGTGGGGCACGCAAGGCAGCGAAGGTGCTGATCGTGGAGGACACGAAGACCATCACCAACCTCCTGCAGGTCTACCTGATGGGGTGGGGGCTGGACTTCGTGGACGCGCCCAATGGCGCGGTGGGACTGAAGCGGGCGCGCGAGCAGAAGCCGGACCTCATCATCTCCGACGTGCAGATGCCGGAGATGGACGGCTTCGCGCTGTGCGCGGCCATCCGGGGCGACCCGAAGCTGCACGACACGCCCTTCATGCTGCTCACGTCGCTGAAGGACGACGCGAGCCGCCAGAAGGGGAAGCTCGTCGGCGCGAGCGCGTTCCTCAACAAGCCGGTGTCCGTGGACGACCTGCGCTCCAAGGTGCGGGACATCCTCAAGCTGCCGGCCACGAAGTACTGACCGCCCGCCCATGTCTACTGACGACCGCAAGCTGCTGCCCATCGACTTCGACGAGCTGAAGGCCTCGCTCGACGCGGCCCAGATGCTGCTGGAAGGCGCCACCGTCGTGAGCGCCCACAGGCGGCGCGAGGTGCTGCACCAGCGCGCGGTGGCGCTGGCGAACTCGCGCCACGAGACGCGCCAGGAGGTCGTC encodes:
- a CDS encoding response regulator gives rise to the protein MNSNVTGGARKAAKVLIVEDTKTITNLLQVYLMGWGLDFVDAPNGAVGLKRAREQKPDLIISDVQMPEMDGFALCAAIRGDPKLHDTPFMLLTSLKDDASRQKGKLVGASAFLNKPVSVDDLRSKVRDILKLPATKY